The genomic segment ATGAACGATTTCTGGGAACACTGTTCCGCACTGCTCGCGCGCGAACTCACGCCGCAGCAGTACGTCACGTGGATCAAGCCGCTGACCCCGGTCGACTTCGATGCCGACGCGAACATCCTGCGCATCGCCGCTCCCAACCGCTTCAAGCTCGACTGGGTGAAAAGCCAGTTCTCGGGCCGCATCGCCGATGTCGCGCGCGAATTTTTCAGCGCGCCCATCGACGTGCAATTCGTCCTCGATCCGAAAGCGACCGCGCGCAATGCGATCGGCGGCGGGCTGAACGCCGCGCCCCGTCCGACCGCGAGCGCGCCCGCCGCGCCGCGCGCGCCGGCGCCCTCGGCGGCCGCGCCGCAGGCGCCCACGGTGGTGGCGCACGCGAACGCCACGGCGCACATCAACGCGCTTGCAGCCGAAGCGGCGCAACAGGCACAAGCCACGCAGGAAGATCAGGCCGATCTCGACCTCCCGAGCCTCGACGCCAACGAAGCCGCTGCGGGCCGGCGCACGTGGCGCCCGGGCGGCGCTCCGTCGGCGGGCGGTGAAACCGATTCCGCCTACGAGCGCTCGAAGCTCAACCCGGTGCTGACGTTCGACAATTTCGTCACCGGTAAGGCGAACCAGCTTGCTCGCGCGGCCGCCATTCAGGTCGCGGACAATCCCGGCATCTCGTACAACCCGCTCTTCCTGTATGGCGGCGTGGGCCTCGGCAAGACCCACCTGATTCACGCCATCGGCAATCAGTTGCTGATGGACAAGGCCGGCGCGCGCATCCGCTACATTCACGCGGAACAGTACGTGTCCGACGTGGTGAAGGCATACCAGCGCAAGGCGTTCGACGACTTCAAGCGCTATTACCATTCGCTCGATCTGCTGCTCATCGACGATATTCAGTTCTTCTCCGGCAAATCGCGCACGCAGGAAGAGTTCTTCTACGCGTTCGAGGCGCTCGTCGCGAACAAGGCGCAGGTCATCATCACGAGCGATACGTATCCGAAGGAAATCTCCGGTATCGACGATCGCCTGATCTCGCGATTCGACTCCGGTCTGACGGTCGCGATCGAGCCGCCCGAGCTGGAAATGCGCGTCGCGATTCTGATGAGGAAGGCGCAGTCCGAAGGCGTGAGTTTGTCGGAAGACGTCGCGTTCTTCGTCGCGAAGCATCTGCGTTCGAACGTGCGCGAACTCGAAGGCGCGCTGCGCAAGATCCTCGCATATTCGAAGTTCCATGGCCGCGACATCACGATCGAGCTGACCAAGGAAGCGCTCAAAGACCTGTTGACGGTGCAGAACCGCCAGATCTCGGTGGAGAACATCCAGAAGACGGTTGCCGATTTCTACAACATCAAGGTCGCCGACATGTACTCGAAAAAGCGGCCGGCCAATATTGCGCGCCCGCGCCAGATCGCGATGTATCTGGCGAAGGAGCTGACGCAGAAGAGCCTGCCCGAGATCGGTGAACTGTTCGGCGGACGCGATCACACGACCGTGCTGCATGCGGTGCGCAAGATCGCGGCGGAGCGCGGCACCGACGCGCAACTGAACCACGAACTGCACGTGCTCGAGCAGACGCTGAAGGGCTAAGGGGTCGACGGACGCGGCGTGAAGAACGCACGCGTCATTAATTGCGTTCGAAAGCCTGTTTTTTGACGAAAACGCCCCCAATTTCAGGGAGCGGTTCCGTTTTGAGGCACAATATAGGTTTAGCCGTCCGTGGCCTGGGCGGCTTTCGAGCGCAGTTTTCGCGAGTGACCGGCGGGGGGCCGGCAACGCGTGTTACGAGGTTGTCCGCTGGGCAAATCTGGTGGCGAAACCGGCGGACAGGCCGTCACATCAACGAAGGAACTCTATGCAACTGGTCAAGACCGAACGAGATAATCTTCTAAGGCCGCTGCAAACCGTGAGCGGTATCGTAGAACGCCGCCATACGTTGCCGATCCTCGCCAATTTGCTCATTACCAAGAACGGCGCGGATGTGTCGTTCCTCTCGACCGACCTCGAACTACAGATCACGACCCGCGCCGACTTCGGCGTCGGCAGCGACCAGGTCGCCACCACGGTCGCCGCGCGCAAGCTGCTCGACATTCTGCGCGCGATGCCCTCGGGCGAAGTCGTGCTCGACCTCTCCGACAAGCGCCTGACCGTGCGTTCCGGCAAAAGCCGTTTCGCGCTGCAGACGCTCGCCGCCGACGAATTTCCCACCGTCAACCAGGCTACTGACTTCGGCGCGAGCCTTTCGGTTCCGCAGAAGACGTTCCGCCAGTTGCTCGGCATGGTCTATTTCGCGATGGCCCAGCAGGACATCCGCTACTACCTGAACGGCATGCTGCTCGTGGTGGACGGCGACCAGCTGATGGCGGTCGCGACCGACGGCCACCGTCTCGCGTTCTCGTCGATGAAGATCGAGGGCTCGTTCGCGCGCCAGGAAGTCATCATCCCGCGCAAGACGATTCTCGAACTCCAGCGTTTGCTCGAAGACATCGACGACACTTTGAAGATCGACATCGCCGCGACGCAGGTGAAGTTCAGCTTCGGCCAGGTCGAACTCGTGTCGAAGCTCGTCGAGGGCAAGTTCCCCGACTTCCAGCGCGTGATTCCGAAGTCGCACAAGAACACGTTCGAAATCGGCCGTGAAGAGTTGCAGCGTTCGTTGCAGCGCGCGGCCATTCTGACCTCCGACAAGTTCAAGGGCGTGCGTTGCCTCGTCGAGCCGGGCCAGCTCAAGATCATGTCGACCAACGCCGACCAGGAAGAGGCGCAGGAAGAGCTGGAGATCGCCTATCAGGGCGATTCCGTCGATATCGGATTCAACGTCACCTATCTGCTCGACGTGCTGGCGAATCTGAAGGTCGACACGCTCAAGGTGAGCCTCGGCGACGCCAATTCCAGCGCGCTCATCACGATTCCCGAGAACGAGGAATTCAAGTACGTGGTGATGCCGATGCGTATCTGACGCGCGCAATACCGAAAACACTCCAAGGGGCGGCGCGCCCCTTTGGTGTTTTTAAGGTGTTTTGAAAAGTTCGAGCAGTAACCCAGGCAGTGACGCAGAACCGGAAAATTTCCATGACTGAAAACACAAATTCGCAGCCCGACAACAAGCCTGACAACAGCTATGGCGCATCGTCCATCCAGATCCTTGAAGGTCTGGAGGCTGTGCGCAAGCGGCCGGGCATGTATATCGGCGATACGTCGGATGGCACCGGTTTGCATCACCTCGTTTTCGAAGTGCTGGACAACTCCATCGACGAAGCGCTCGCAGGCTATTGCGACGACATTCACGTCACCATTCACGCGGACAACTCCATTTCCGTCACGGATAACGGCCGCGGCGTGCCGACTGGCCTCAAGCGCGACGACAAGCACGATCCGAAGCGCAGCGCCGCCGAAATCGTCATGACCGAGCTGCACGCGGGCGGCAAGTTCGACCAGAACAGCTACAAGGTGTCGGGCGGCCTGCACGGCGTGGGCGTGTCGTGCGTGAACGCGCTGTCCGCATGGCTGCGCCTCACGGTGCGCCGCGACGGCAAGAAGCACTTCATGGAGTTCGCGCGCGGCGTCGTGCAGAACCGCGAGATCGTGGAAGAGAACGGCATCCAGTATTCGCCGATGCCCGTCGTCGGCGATACGGAAAATCGCGGCACCGAAGTGCACTTTCTCGCCGATGTCTCGATCTTCGGCAATGTCGAATTTCACTACGACATTCTCGCGAAGCGCATGCGCGAGCTTTCGTTCCTGAACAACGGCGTGCGTATCCGTTTGACGGATCAGCGCACCGGCAAGGAAGACGATTTCGCGTTTGCGGGCGGCGTGAAGGGCTTTGTCGAGTACATCAACAAGGCCAAGCAGGTGCTGCATCCGAACGTGTTCCACGCGGTCGGCGAGCGCGAGAACGTGACCGTCGAAGTGGCGATGCAGTGGAACGACAGCTTCAACGAAAGCGTGCTGTGCTTCACGAACAACATTCCGCAGCGCGACGGCGGCACCCATCTGACCGGCCTGCGCGCCGCGATGACGCGCGTGATGAACAAGTACATCATCGACAACGAGATCGCGAAGAAGGCGAAGGTCGAGACGACCGGCGACGACATGCGTGAGGGTCTTTCGTGCGTGCTGTCGGTGAAGGTGCCGGAGCCGAAGTTCAGCTCGCAGACGAAGGACAAGCTGGTGTCGTCGGAAGTGCGCGCGCCGGTCGAGGAAATCGTCGCGAAGGCGCTCGAAGATTATCTGCAGGAGACGCCGAACGACGCGAAGATCATCACGGGCAAGATCGTCGATGCGGCGCGTGCTCGCGATGCCGCGCGCAAGGCGCGCGAGATGACGCGTCGCAAGGGCGTGCTCGATGGCGTCGGTCTGCCGGGCAAGCTTGCGGATTGCCAGGAGAAGGACCCGGCGAAGTCGGAGATTTATATCGTCGAGGGTGACTCGGCGGGCGGATCGGCCAAGCAGGGACGCGATCGCAAGTTCCAGGCGATTTTGCCGTTGCGCGGCAAGGTGCTGAACGTGGAGAAGGCGCGTTTCGACAAGCTGATTTCGTCGGAGCAGATCGTGACGCTGGTGACGGCGCTCGGATGCGGCATCGGCAAGGACGATTACAACCTCGACAAGCTGCGCTATCACCGCATCATCATCATGACCGATGCGGACGTCGACGGCGCGCACATCCGCACGCTGTTGCTGACGTTCTTCTACCGGCAAATGCCGGAGATTGTCGAGCGCGGGTATATCTATATCGCGCAGCCGCCGCTCTACAAGATCAAGGCGGGCAAGGACGAGCGGTACATGAAGGACGCGCACGAGCTCAATCAGCATATGTTGAAGCTGGCGTTGCAGGGTTCCGAACTGATGCCGAGCGAAGGCGCGGATCCGATTTCCGGCGATGCGCTGGGTGAACTCGCCCGTGCGTACTTGCTTGCGCAGGCTGTTGTCGATCGTCTCAGCCGGATTTATGACGCGGCCGCGCTCGAATCGGTGATGGACGGCGTGATCATCGATCTGTCGTCGCAGGAAGCGGCGGAAGCGTCGGCGAAGCGTCTTGAAGAGCGCTTGCGTGCCGATCCTTTGAAGCCCGAAGTGAGCGTCGAACCTGCTTACGATCAGGTGCGCGAGCTGCGGTCGCTGCATATCAAGCGGCGTCATCATGGCAATGTGAAGGTCACGGTGTTCGACGAAGACCTTCAGTTGACGGCGGACTACAAGCAGCTCGTATCGACGGCGGATACGTTCAAGGGCTTGATCGGCGATGGCGCGTTGATCAAGCGCGGCGAACGGTCGATGGCCGTGACCGACTTCAAGAGCGCGATGAAGTGGTTGATCGCGGACGCGGAGCGTAACGTTTCGAAGCAGCGCTACAAGGGGCTTGGCGAGATGAACCCCGAGCAGCTCTGGGAAACGACGATGGATCCAGCGGTGCGGCGTTTGCTGCGTGTGCAGATCGAGGACGCGATTGCCGCCGATGGCATCTTTACGACGCTCATGGGCGATGATGTGGAGCCGCGGCGGGCGTTTATCGAGAGCAATGCGTTGAGGGCGGGGAATATCGACGTTTAAGGAGACTTGCGCAACGCCAGGCCTCGAAGCCCGCGAAATTCGGTGCAGCACGCGCCGGTTGTCGCGGGCTTTTTTCGGCCTAGGCAACCGCCTTCAACGCCACCCAAATCTCCGTCACCAGATCCGCTGGCGCCGTCTCCCTCGGATCGTTCACATAAACCTCGAACACAGGCGCGTCGCCGGTTTCCCGTCCCGACTGCGGCAACCATTCCCCATACAGCCACTGATACGCGAAGCAAAGCTGCGCATACGGCCCGACATGCGTGAGCACCGCAAACTCCCCGCCCGCGACTTCCACGCGCGACACCGGCGCTTCGAACTTCACCGCGTCCGGCTCGAACAGCTCGCAACATGCCATCGAGCGAAGTTCATCTTCGGCGACGGCTGCAGGATCGTCGAGATAAATGCCCAGTGACCGCGCCCGGGGATCGACCAACTCCCGCACCGCGAGCCAATGAAACAGCATCTCGAACGCCCGCCCGATGTTCATATACGACCCGCGATGCTCCATCGCGGCCACGGTAAAACCACGCTGAGTACGAATATCGACTTGATGCATCGCCGTGTCTCCTGATCGAATTTCATCCAAAGGAACAAACATCGAAGCGCCGCCGTCAGTTCGAAACTGTCCCGGCGCCATCCGGTAACTCGCCTGAAACGCCCGCGAAAACGCCTGCACGCTGCCATATCCGGCGCGCTCGGCGATCGAATCGATCGGCACCGCGCCATGCACGAGCTCATTCGCCGCGCGATGCAAACGCAACCGCCGCACGGTCGCCGCCGCGGTTTCCCCATAGAACGCGTGATAAATCCGATGCCAGTGATACGGCGACAAACACGCCACCTCGGCGAGCCGGTTGAGGTCCAGTTCGTCATCGAGGTGATCGTGGATGTACGCGACCACGCGCGCGAGTCGCGCCTCATAGACCCTGCCGTTCATCGTGCGCTCCACAAAGAAAACTCGATGAAAGAAAAGTAGCACGAGCCGCTTTAGCATTTCTTGCGGACTTGCGCGGACCGCGTCGGCACCAGACACGCGTACACTTTCGCCTTTGAGCGCACGAGCGCGCCACGAAACCAGAGAAATACGATTATGTTCACCTGTCGAAACCAGTCCTGCGGCGCGGAGTGGGCGCTATCCGATGTCGTCATCAAGAACGAGGGCCAAGGCCTTCTGTTCCGCTGCCCGATGTGCGGCGCGCGCAACTACGTCGCACGCCACGATGCCGACGATGGCACCACCACGTACGAGCAGCTCACCGACATCCCGCCGCACGGGACACGCTGAAACCATGACCACCGACACTTCCTTCAACAGCCTGCCGCTCTCGCCGGCGATGCAGGCGAACCTGCAGCAGCTCGGCTATCTGTCGATGACGCCGATCCAGGCCGCGAGCCTGCCGCCGGCGCTCGCCGGCCACGATCTCATCGCGCAGGCGAAAACGGGCAGCGGCAAGACCGCGGCCTTCACGCTGCCACTGCTTTCCCGCCTCGACGCGAGCCAGTTCGACGTGCAGGCGCTCATCCTCTGCCCGACGCGCGAACTCGCCGATCAGGTCACGCAGGAAGTCCGCCGCCTCGCGCGCGCGGAAGAGAACGTGAAAGTGCTGACGCTGTGCGGCGGTACGCCGATGCGTCCGCAGGTCGCGAGTCTCGAACACGGCGCGCATATCGTCGTGGGAACGCCGGGCCGCATCATGGATCATCTGGAGCGCGGCACGCTGACGCTCGGCGCAGTGCGTACCCTGGTGCTCGACGAAGCGGACCGCATGCTCGACATGGGCTTCTTCGACGACATCGCGTCGGTGGCGCGCCAGTGCCCGAAGGATCGCCAGACCTTGCTGTTCTCGGCGACGTATCCGGAAGGCATCGTGAAGCTGAGCCAGCAGTTCCTGCGCAATCCGCGCGAGATCAAGCTCACCGAACGGCACAGCAACGCGAAGATCAAGCAGATTTTCTATCAAGTGGAGGACCACGAGCGTCTGCACGCGGTCGGCCTGTTGCTCGACCACTATCGCCCGGTGAGCACGATCGCGTTCTGCAATACGAAGCAGCAGTGCCGCGATCTGCTCGATGTGCTGCGCGTGCAAGGTTTCGAAGCGCTCACGCTGCACGGCGAACTGGAACAGCGCGAACGCGATCAGGTGCTCGTGCAGTTCGCGAACCGCAGTTGCTCGGTGCTCGTCGCGACCGACGTCGCCGCGCGCGGTCTCGACATCGCGCAACTGGAAGCGGTGATCAACGTCGACGTGACGCCCGATCCGGAAGTGCATGTGCATCGCATCGGCCGTACCGGGCGTGGCGATGAGGAAGGCTGGGCGCTGTCGCTCGCGAGCATGGACGAGATGGGGCGCGTCGGCTCGATCGAGCAGGCGCAGCGTGCGGAAGTTGAATGGCATCCGCTGACCGAATTGACGTCAGCGGAACCGGGTCATCTGAAGCCGCCGATGGCGACGCTGCAGATCCTCGGCGGCCGCAAGGACAAGATCCGTCCCGGCGACGTGCTCGGCGCGCTCACCGGCGAAGCGGGCTTCGACGGCAAGCAGATCGGCAAGATCAACGTGATGGACATGGTCACGTACGTGGCCGTCGAACGGAGTATCGCCGATGACGCCGAGCGCAAGCTCGGCGTGGGCAAGCTCAAGGGCCGCAAGGTGAAGGTGCGGCGCATGTGAGCGCGCTCAGGCCTTGCGCGACGGCTCTCCGACGATTCGTTCAGACGACGGATTGCGCGTCACGAGCCGCAAACCGCTCGCGATACTGCCCACGCCCGCGAAGGCCGCGCCGAGCGAGAGCGCGAGTGCCGGACCATGCTTTCCGGCGATGCTGAAACACAGCGCGACGAGCGCCGCGCCCGTCGCCTGTCCGATCAGGCGCGATGTCGCGATCGTGCCGCTCGCGCCGCCACTGCGTTCGCGCGGCGCGCTCGACATGAACGCCTTCAGATTCGGCGACTGAAAGAAGCCGAAGCCCGCGCCGCAGATCGCCATGCGGATGCAGATTTCCAGCGCATGCGGTTGCGCAGGCAGCATCGCGAGCGACACCATCCCGACGCACAGAATCGCCAGCCCGACGCCACCCAGCAGGCCGGGTGAATGGCGATCGGACAGGCGTCCCGCGATCGGCGCCATCAACGCGACGAGCGCTGACCACGGCGTCATCAGAAATCCGGTCTCGACCTGGCTGCGGCCCAGCACGCTCTCGAAGAAGAACGGCAGCGACACGAACGCGAGTCCTTGCGCGGCGAACGAACAGATGGCGGTCATCGTCGAGAGCGCGAACATGGGGCGGCGAAAGAGATCGACGGGCAGCATCGGCGCGGGATGGCCGCGTTCACGTCGCAGCAGCAGGACGCCCGCAACCAGCGCGACGCCGAAGGCCGCGAGCACGGTTTGCGCGGGCGCGCGCTGAGCCGCTTCGCCGAGCGCGAAAATCAGCGCGGCGAAGGTGACGACGTTCAGCAATGCCGCGATGCGATCGAAGCCGTGTTCGGCGCGCTTCGTCTGCGGCAGCGACGGCCACGCAATCATCAACGCGAACACGCCGACCGGCAAATTGACCGCGAAGAGCCACGGCCACGTGCCGAGCGAAAGGACGATCGACGCGACCGTCGGCCCGATCGCGAACGCGATGCCGACCACGAGCGCGTTCAGCCCGACGCCGCGCCCCAGCCGATGCGGCGGAAAGATCGCGCTGATGAGCGCCGCGTTGACGCTCATGATCGCGCTCGCACCGAGGCCCTGCAGCAGACGCGCGGCGACGAGCGTCGGCAAGGACCACGAGAACGCGCACACGGCGGAGGCGATGAGGAACACGACGAGCCCGCCGAGATACACGCGCCGATGGCCGAGGATGCCGCCGAGCGCGGCGAGCGGCAGCAGGGTGGCGACCATCGCGAGCTGATACGCGTTGATGATCCAGACTGACGCGGCGGGCGTCGTGTGCAGATCGGCGGCAATGGCGGGCAGCGCCGTGTTGGCAATGGCGGTATCGAGCGTCGCGAGCGCGACCGAGAGCAGGATCGCGGCCATGCCTCGACGCTCGAGCGGGGTCATCGGGGCGTCGGGGTCGTGCGGCAGGGTTTGGGGGCGTTCTTCGGTGGGCACGGCGGTAATTCCGGATGTAAGCGGGCGGAGAATCCGAAACGATACGGGAAGATACGGGTTTTCGCTGAGTGGGGGCGCGGGAGCTTTCAAAGCGATGTCAGCGATTATGCTGTGCGGACAACGACGGAGATGATGATGGCGATTCGCATCGTGAGACTCGGGACGCCGCGCGTGGCGGATGAGGGGTTGCGTATCGGCACGGTGCGACGGCCGCCGCGCGGGGTGCCGAAGGCCGAGTTCGCGAAGCGTGATTTTTATGACGTGTGGTATCCGGTGCTTTCGCCGTCGCAGGAATTGGTGACGGCAGCGCTTCACGCGGAGGATGACAAGGAATGGCGCGCGTTCGTGAAGAAGTTCAAGGCGGAAATGGCCGAGGCGGATGCGAGCAGGACGCTTGATCTGCTCGCGGCGTTATCGCACCAGACGAATATGTCGGTCGGGTGTTACTGCGAGGATGAGGCGCGGTGTCATCGATCCGTACTGCGGGAGTTGCTGAACGCGCGTGGGGCGGATGTGATTTGAGGCGGAAATGAAAAAGGGCTGCGCATTGCGCAGCCCTTCGAATCTGGTGGTGGGGCGTGCGTGATTCGAACACTCGGGCTGCGAGTAGGGCTACAAAAGGATCGACACGGATTCACAGAGCACAGCCAGTTCCGCGCCGCACGAAGGCTCCAAGATGAAAAGCACCTTACGTCCGTCTGCGACGTCTCGATGAAGCCGCTCGATGATTGTGGGATCCGGTTCCCGGGCTTTTGCATCATCCCGGCTGTGCATCCAACGAATCCATGCACCCAAATCATCAGCGGAGAAGTGATGCATGGGAGAGATCGAGAGACGGGATGCGACGTTCTGATCTGCGAAGTCGATCATTCGCTGCGTTACCACTCCGGAGAATTTCAGCGTTTCAACTGCACCGGACACTCGTTTCAATCGAAGCGAAAGATATTGGACATCCGGGTCGTGTTCCATCGAAATGAGTTCGGCGTCGTGGAAACTGGGAAGTACGGCAAGGTTCTCCGACACCTACGTCAAGGTGAAGGAGAGGTTGCGCTGGCGCTGTGCACGCGGCCACGAATGGGCATCGTCGGCCGCGACTGTGCCCGCTGGTAGCTGGTGTCCGAACTTCGCGGTCCTGGGGCGCACGAAGAATCGCATAAAACGTCGGAGATATGATTTGTGAGATGCAGGAAGGCAGAGGATGCTCCCCGTGGCAGTCCCAGCCCGCACGAACGCAGAACAGCAACAGCAGGTCGCCCGACGAGAGCGGCGGTGCGTGTTCGTAAGAGGTGGTCTCAATTCACCTACGACGCCGTTTGACGCGACTCAATTCTGACGGGCTGTTGATAACTCTAGCAGGGCAGGAATAATTTCATCTGCCTCGCTGGTTGTACAAGGTCGGTGTCGACGATATATCGGGCCAGATATCGAGGCTTTCCGTCTAAAGATTGAATCTCGATGTCCCGGCTGTTGATGAGCTTCTCCAGCACCTCCTTGTACATTTCAGCCGACGCTGGGGACCCGTTACAAGTCTTTGAAAACAGTGCGGCAAAGGTCATTGCACCGTGGGCGAAGATAAACTGAGCCAACTGCAGAGTGAGCGCTTCGTCCGATTTTCCTCTTGCCACATCGTCAAATCGAAAGCCTCCGTCAAACTCTTGAAGAAAACCCATCGTGTGGGGTGCCAGCATGTTCAGGCCCGGTCCGCCATAGTGGACGAAATGATTGCTGAGCTTCCAGTGAACGCCCTTCATTACATCTTGAGCTCGGTGATGCTGGGAGAGATGAACTAGCCAATACTCCCCGTGTCCCGCACCTTTTCCCCGGATAAAGAACGGAGTAAAAAAAGAAGCCCCGCAACCCACTACAAGCGCGTCATATAGTGCGGCCTGGATGAATCGGCGCCAATCTGCGTCGCTTTGCTTTATGTCTTCGATCGTCCGTCCGTCAAGTCGATTGAAGATGTCTATCTGGAGCGTCTTCGACACTTTTTCAGCCAATTCGTCGTTTGTATACGTGGCAAATGATGAAACGTGAAAAGTGAGGACGATCTCTGCGTTGTTCGCCTGTTCAAAGATCTTGCGGATTAGAGGGGCTGGCACTTCCGTGTAGCCGTATTGGTCGAGGAAAAACAGGGCCTTGTGCACCCTCGGCGTATGCGAGCGTACCTTGGCAAGAACGGCGTCGGCCGTCTCAGCGAATTCTGCGTGGACGAGATGGATTGTATTATCGAGCGCAGCACCGAAGCCGCGCTCCGTCAGGGCCTTTCGCAAATACCTGATCGCGTGGACATTTTTATCGATAAAAACAAACTGAACGTCGAAAATGATTGGTTTTTTTCGATCTAGGTTGACCAGCTTTTTCGCCGATTCGACCGCCTCAATAATTCGAAACGGTGAGCCCAAGACAAGGGTTTTCGTTCCTCGCAGGTAGTATTCGCCACCACCGCAGAATCCGTCTACGAGCGTTAGCTTAAAGCTCTCTTGACCGCGCGAGTTTCGCGTGCGCTGGTCGAAGTATCGAATCAGATAGTCTACGAGCACCTGATGCTTAGTAATGCTGTGCTCGTCGATAATCGCTGGGCCATCGCCCCAGTTGTAGTGTTTCTTTGACACAGTGGTGTCCAGCTAGTTATTGGACCAATTGCGAGTTCTAGTATACCTTCGGAAACTGATCCCAGTGCTGGCCCGCCAGGGTCCTGCCGGATTTTCCCTTTCCGATGGCGGCGAGTGAGATTTCTGTCCCATCTCGCCGAACCACCTTTATCGGGGTTCTCTTTGTCACGAAATCCGTCACTTGTTCCAGTGGCGCCCAATGTCCCCACTGTTTGAAATGGAACGCCACGTGTGCTTTGGCGCATTGCTTTTGTAGATCAACTGGCCACACTGGGTCCATCGCCCGTGAACCCGGTCCTGACTCTCCACCCGCAATGACCCAGTCAACGCGGGTGCCGTTTTCCCCGCGGACCAGATGCTCGCTAATATCTAATGGCCCTAAGAGCGGTTCGCACGAAAGGAATCGAACGGCCGGCGATGTAAAGGCTAGCAGGTGCTTGATTCGCTTGTCCGCAGACGCTTGATTTTCGACCGTTGCACCTAACCAAACGTTTTTAGGAAATTCGTATCCTTTTGGTAGTTGCTTGCGGACGAGATGGATGCGCTTCGTCAGTAAAAGCCAATCAAGTTGTGGCGTGTTTTCTATAAGTTGGAGGAGGCGCATTCGATGTGGAATCAAATCTTCCCGATTCTCAAAGACGTCCGCCATTGACGCGCAAAATACCCGTCGTCGCGAATTGCTCGCCAAGGCTTCTTTGTTCCACTTGATAGGCTCCTTCCAATGAGCGTCTCCGAAGAACCGCCGTTCGGTCTTTGGTCCCCAGACGCTTTCTCCTAGCCGCTTAGCCCATGTTTCCGCGTAGCAGTTATCGCAAGCGGCGGATACCTTCACGCAGCCCCACCATGGGTTGAACGTATGGTGTGTCCATTCTATTCGCGAGTCCTTTCCCATTTTCGCCGCCTGTTGTGCCTTGCGGTATTGTACGTTCGTTGTTTGTTCGTAGTGACGTAGTCCCGTTCACTTTCGCCGCGGCCATCCCGTCGTCACCGTTTGCGACATGCCGCTTGCGTTTCTCGGAAATTGAGGGGTTGCCGACAAGCGGCGCTTCAGATCCCCAAACAAACAACGAATGCGCGCGTGAGTGACCCTGTATGTTTGTACAGTATTCGAGGTAGGTCAAGGCGTAGATGAACTGCGCTGTAGCCGAACAGATGTTGCGGCAATTTTTGCGCGAGAGAGATCGGTGATATGGTAACCACCGTCCCCTTTGAACGGGGGCTGCAGAAGTGGCTGCATGGATCCGCATAGATTGACGTTACCGCAAAACGCCTACATCAGGCCTACACGAAACCCAGAAAGCAAAAAGCCCAGCCGTGTGGGCTGGGCTTTTTGCTTGAATCTGGTGGTGGGGCGTGAGTGACTCGAACACTCGACCTACGGATTAAGAGTCCGCTGCTCTACCAACTGAGCTAACGCCCCAACAGAAACGAGATTATAGCGGGGCCTTTTCCGGAAGCGCAAGCCCCTGCGCGAGAAATTTCTTAAATTTCTGACGAAGCCGTCCGACACGCGAACCAGCACGCCCCTTTCAGCCCGGTATCATGACGCATCTTCCCACGCCACGATCCCCGTAATGGACGAAACTGCCATCCGCGCCCTGCTCGACAGCATCCTCGCCCCGTGGGTCAAGGAAC from the Caballeronia sp. NK8 genome contains:
- the dnaA gene encoding chromosomal replication initiator protein DnaA; the encoded protein is MNDFWEHCSALLARELTPQQYVTWIKPLTPVDFDADANILRIAAPNRFKLDWVKSQFSGRIADVAREFFSAPIDVQFVLDPKATARNAIGGGLNAAPRPTASAPAAPRAPAPSAAAPQAPTVVAHANATAHINALAAEAAQQAQATQEDQADLDLPSLDANEAAAGRRTWRPGGAPSAGGETDSAYERSKLNPVLTFDNFVTGKANQLARAAAIQVADNPGISYNPLFLYGGVGLGKTHLIHAIGNQLLMDKAGARIRYIHAEQYVSDVVKAYQRKAFDDFKRYYHSLDLLLIDDIQFFSGKSRTQEEFFYAFEALVANKAQVIITSDTYPKEISGIDDRLISRFDSGLTVAIEPPELEMRVAILMRKAQSEGVSLSEDVAFFVAKHLRSNVRELEGALRKILAYSKFHGRDITIELTKEALKDLLTVQNRQISVENIQKTVADFYNIKVADMYSKKRPANIARPRQIAMYLAKELTQKSLPEIGELFGGRDHTTVLHAVRKIAAERGTDAQLNHELHVLEQTLKG
- the dnaN gene encoding DNA polymerase III subunit beta, producing MQLVKTERDNLLRPLQTVSGIVERRHTLPILANLLITKNGADVSFLSTDLELQITTRADFGVGSDQVATTVAARKLLDILRAMPSGEVVLDLSDKRLTVRSGKSRFALQTLAADEFPTVNQATDFGASLSVPQKTFRQLLGMVYFAMAQQDIRYYLNGMLLVVDGDQLMAVATDGHRLAFSSMKIEGSFARQEVIIPRKTILELQRLLEDIDDTLKIDIAATQVKFSFGQVELVSKLVEGKFPDFQRVIPKSHKNTFEIGREELQRSLQRAAILTSDKFKGVRCLVEPGQLKIMSTNADQEEAQEELEIAYQGDSVDIGFNVTYLLDVLANLKVDTLKVSLGDANSSALITIPENEEFKYVVMPMRI
- the gyrB gene encoding DNA topoisomerase (ATP-hydrolyzing) subunit B; translation: MTENTNSQPDNKPDNSYGASSIQILEGLEAVRKRPGMYIGDTSDGTGLHHLVFEVLDNSIDEALAGYCDDIHVTIHADNSISVTDNGRGVPTGLKRDDKHDPKRSAAEIVMTELHAGGKFDQNSYKVSGGLHGVGVSCVNALSAWLRLTVRRDGKKHFMEFARGVVQNREIVEENGIQYSPMPVVGDTENRGTEVHFLADVSIFGNVEFHYDILAKRMRELSFLNNGVRIRLTDQRTGKEDDFAFAGGVKGFVEYINKAKQVLHPNVFHAVGERENVTVEVAMQWNDSFNESVLCFTNNIPQRDGGTHLTGLRAAMTRVMNKYIIDNEIAKKAKVETTGDDMREGLSCVLSVKVPEPKFSSQTKDKLVSSEVRAPVEEIVAKALEDYLQETPNDAKIITGKIVDAARARDAARKAREMTRRKGVLDGVGLPGKLADCQEKDPAKSEIYIVEGDSAGGSAKQGRDRKFQAILPLRGKVLNVEKARFDKLISSEQIVTLVTALGCGIGKDDYNLDKLRYHRIIIMTDADVDGAHIRTLLLTFFYRQMPEIVERGYIYIAQPPLYKIKAGKDERYMKDAHELNQHMLKLALQGSELMPSEGADPISGDALGELARAYLLAQAVVDRLSRIYDAAALESVMDGVIIDLSSQEAAEASAKRLEERLRADPLKPEVSVEPAYDQVRELRSLHIKRRHHGNVKVTVFDEDLQLTADYKQLVSTADTFKGLIGDGALIKRGERSMAVTDFKSAMKWLIADAERNVSKQRYKGLGEMNPEQLWETTMDPAVRRLLRVQIEDAIAADGIFTTLMGDDVEPRRAFIESNALRAGNIDV
- a CDS encoding GyrI-like domain-containing protein, whose translation is MNGRVYEARLARVVAYIHDHLDDELDLNRLAEVACLSPYHWHRIYHAFYGETAAATVRRLRLHRAANELVHGAVPIDSIAERAGYGSVQAFSRAFQASYRMAPGQFRTDGGASMFVPLDEIRSGDTAMHQVDIRTQRGFTVAAMEHRGSYMNIGRAFEMLFHWLAVRELVDPRARSLGIYLDDPAAVAEDELRSMACCELFEPDAVKFEAPVSRVEVAGGEFAVLTHVGPYAQLCFAYQWLYGEWLPQSGRETGDAPVFEVYVNDPRETAPADLVTEIWVALKAVA